The window CATGGAGCACAGCGAGCAGCATTACTTTAAGAGGTACGTTTTTTTCTATCAGCTGAGAGTGGTTcctacaaaaaaaaaagtttcgtGGGAGACTTCTGAGGGCGACTATTACGGACGGTTTGAAGACGGCGACGCTGACTTATTATGCTTGCGTCTAGTTACGATCATCATGGTACGAATaacgagaaaaaaatgaatctTTGTATGAGAACACGTTATCTAACCTTGACTCTTGTTTGCAATTCGCAGGCATCCACGAGGAAATGCTGGTGAGCACatctccccctcctctttcATGCATTTGCTGCCCCTCCTTCAGCCTCGTGCCGCGAAATTAGATGCGGCGGCGCTATTGTTGGTTGCATCTGGCTGCGCAGGACTTTgaggaaaatgaaaagaggaaaaaaaagaagtgcaTAAACTGACGTTTTGGCGAAACTACAGAAAGATGAGGTGCGCACGAGGTCGTACATGAACGCCATTGTCCAGAACAAGCACATTTTTAAGGACAAGGTTGTTCTCGACGTTGGATGCGGTACCGCGATCCTTTCTATGTATGTGCTTCCGAATATTCTCCTCTCGCGATTACCCTCCGTCGtcgagtttttttttttctttgcgaCATCTAGTCGAAACGAATAGACAgacaaggagaaaagagcaaaaggaaaaaaaaaaaatacataataTTTACATGGTCTCTTTCATAGGTTTGCCGCCAAGGCTGGCGCTAAGCATGTCATCGGTGTGGACATGtccaccatcatcttcaaggcCCGAGAGATCGTCAAGACCAACGGCTTGTCAGACAAGATCACTCTGATCCAGggcaagatggaggagatcGAGCTGCCCTTCCCTCAAgtcgacatcatcatctccgaGTGGATGGGCTACTTCCTCCTGTACGAAAGCATGCTGGACACTGTCCTTTACGCCCGTGACAAGTACCTTGTCAAGGATGGTCTCATCTTCCCCGACAAGGccaccatcttctttgccGGTATTGAGGATGGCGACtacaaggaggagaagattggATGTAAGTTGTTGCCTgctctatattttattttttactagaCTGACAGCTTTCAAAAGTCTGGGATAACGTGTACGGCTTTGACTACACTCCCCTGAAGGAGACCGCTCTTTCAGAACCCTTGGTCGATACTGTCGATCTCAAGGCGGTCGTTACCGATCCCGTCCCTGTCCTGACTCTCGATCTCTACACCTGCACCACCGCCGACCTCGCCTTCAGCACTCCCTTCACTCTGACTGCCAAGCGAGATGACTTCGTCCACGCTCTCGTTTCTTGGTTCGACATCGACTTCACCGCCTGCCACAAGCCCATCCGCTTCTCTACCGGCCCTCACACCAAGTACACTCACTGGAAACAGACCGTTTTCTACATCAAGGACGTCCTCACCAcacaagatggagaggagatCCACTGCAAACTTGACGTTAAGCCCAACAACAAGAACCGCCGTGACTTGGATATTGAGATCGAGTACAACTTCCAGACTACGGATGCAAACAGAGTTGCCTCTGGTCACAGCGAGTACAAGATGTGCTAAGCGTATGTTTCTCTGTTTTTGACTGGAGTATTTTGAGGATTAGAAATTGGAAGAACGGATACCGGAGGGGTGGGGGTGACCGGAGGCTCGCGGAGACGACAGCGAATAACGGAGTATGAAAGAATGATGAGACTCGGCTTTTTTGGTGGCGTACATAGGTGGTTTTTTTCATGTGTGCAGATGGGTTTAAAAGTAGGCAGATAGACCAACGCAGCGAATGCTACGTCtcggaaagaaagaagtatCAAAAAGGAACTTTCGATCTGCGCAGTTATAGCCGTGATGCCTTTCAGTTTACATTTACCTTTTCCTGTGGCTACACTTGATTATACTGCAGACTCATAGCCAACGCGTTCAGGCATGCAGAGATTGGCCTCGTCTAGGGGCAGTGGCCTCACAGAAAATAGCGATAGACTGTCTAGAACATACCCCACACAGATATTCGAAGCAGTAATATATCCTCACAATGATGCAAACCTCTTTGCGAATTCCTGCGCCTGACGGGAACTATTACGAGCGTAACTGTCGCAGTCATAAGTCTAAATAGAGCGGCTGTGGGGCAAGATGGAAATAAACAGACAATGAAGTAGTTCAAAATATATCATGGTAACAGTGTTGCCAGTATTGTACAatccgcttcttctttgatccATGTTGCCTGCACTTTGTTCATAATCGCTTGTTGCTAACAATACCCTGGCTGTAATCTGAACATGATACCGTTCCTTTGAGAAGTTAATCTCCTCAAAGCTTCAACGACGAACTTATTGTAGCAAGCATTGTATTTATTCGtcatttaaatattttaaatatagctgAGTGGCTGCAAGCTGCGAAGCCGTAAAAAAAGTTAGCAAACGCAATGATTCACCAAAGATTGCGTATATTTAGAAATACGTATACGAACTTCAAGAGCCTACAAACACGCCTCAAAGAGCCACATTCAAGAAGATAGCTAAGGAATAGCTAGAATAAATCTccatgtttttttaattgttaGCAGTCAGGCATGGGAGACAGATCGGGCTGGCCGCTTACAGAGCCATCTGACCCAGCCACAGAGATTTTTAATCGTTTATTCAAGCccgatgaagacgacatgAGATGGATTCAGGGTCACATCGACAAACATTTAAAAGCCTGCCGACGATATTTAAGAGCAAATCCGCCTAGGACGATAGAAGCGTTAGACGAAGCTAATGAAGCAAGTATGCTCGCAGTGGCAGAAGGAATGGTGAATATCGAACCCAAGATCAAATTTTACAAGGCCGAGTGCTACAGGAGACTACGCAGGTGGAAGGACGCTTATAGAATGTACGAAGAATGCGTCGTCGACGCAAAGGATGTATACTGGCTTGAGGCGATGCGAAGATTTTGTAAAACACAAATGTTGAAACCACGCAAAGATCCATGGCTTAGACGGATAGAATGTTCTGAGAATTTGCAGGAGGAGTATAAACACGATGGGATAGACGAGATGACTCCGTTTAGGCAAGGTTGGTGAAGATTGGAAACTACAAGATGTGCGTTTAGTAAAGTTGAGACATTCTCCTTTCTCGGGAGGTTCGTAAGAGGCTGAAGAGTTAAAAATAGTTCCGGAGTTGGCCGGTCACCAGCCCAGTGAGCAATGACATTTTGGGGGGTCATATTCGAAGAGTGGATATAGGTATACAATTGGAAAATACTATACACGTATTGGAAAATAAAATCCTTCCCATGATTATATAAACAATTCGCCAATCATCATGCACGGCACAAATGGCATCAGAGGACTCTTCACTGTATTTATAGGGTAGCTGAATAATATGTGCATATGCGAGTGAGCAGCTGCACTCCACCaggcgggaaaaaaaaatattaaataaataacacCTTCCGCATGCAACAAgggaaataaataaattgaTGCTAATCGAGCATGTTTATCTTTCATTGCCTCATGCCCACTCGCCTTGCATTCTGCGTGGTTACATACAATACCTACATGCAGAAGGAGAGAGGGGGATAGATCCTTGTGCATTGAACCATGTGTTCGGAGcacagtaaaaaaaaagacaaacaaACGGCCAGTTAAGTCTTCACAGCTGCGTGTCAATATTTCGTCTGTACTACGTAGTATTGATGGACAGGTAGGTAAGAAAAAGGGCATTTATTCGGGTTTTGGAATGGATAACTCGACGGAAAATTATTTCCCCTGTATACAAAACGAAATTAAAATATGGGCAAAACAGGAAAGACAGGAAGGTGTTCGTTCAGCTTATTAAGATGTTGAAAGAATGAAACACACCCACCACGCCTGTTCAGCCCAGAAAAGCAGCTGAATCGCCTCacgaaacaaaaaaaaagaaacccagCAGGAAAATGACCCATTTCCTAAACAGGAGTTGCTGCGGAAATAGTACATAGTGggctaaaaaagaagagaagccccCTGCCGGACTCGAACCGGCAATCTCAAGATTAGAAGTCTTGCGCCTTAGCCATTAGGCCAAGGGGGCTTGTGCTGAAGTTGACGACATGGCCGTCGGTATTCGCATCATGAAGCCCGTTGATGGGAATCAAGGAGGGTGGCAGTGAGGCCGCCTGGCATCAATCGCCAAGACGAGCGCATATAATGATGTCCGAGATGCGTTGGATAGGGACCTTATGCTGGAACCACCAAGATTACTACCTGCatagtacctactacctactcaGTACCTAATATCCCCGTCTGGTACTGCTGTTCCGGAGCAATGCAACCCTTTGGCTCGATGCATTGCCTGGATGCAGTAAGCGCAGTTGATAACGCCCAAGTGCCTGTTCAGGACAAAGGCAAGCGAGCATCGTCTGTCATTGGTAGGACTACCTTGCACTTGCAATTTTGACTCTTAGTGGGGAGAACTGAACTGTGTTATACTACCTGGTAAGTAGGTATTTCGTCACGCATGGAGCTCGAGGCTCTGACTGCTTGATATATGTAAGCCCAGTCAGAGTCAGCAACCGGCCCCATTCCACGTACCGAGGCTATGCCCCCGTCTCCCCATGGATTCATTCCAGTTTCGTAGTAATTCTCCGTGTATACGTGTATTGCCGCCGTACTCGTACTTATTCTTAGTGGTGGGCTGGCAGCTctggtggtgctgctgcaaaaAACCACCTGCACTTACGCCGCACAGCCCCCCGGACCTCGAACCTCTTCCTGCCCACCCATTTCTCGACAGGCCCGAATTCAATGCAACCCACTGCGGTGGGCGAGGCCCTGATTGGCGAGGCGCCGCGCCTGTCAAACGCTCGTGAGGCTTGGCTCGATGCCCACCAACTCGGACATTCACTTTTATCCGTACGCCAAAAGGCCAAAAGGTGGCCGACGACATCATCGAGCAGCTCGTCTGGGGAAGAAAACGCGGGGAGAAGCGCCGATGCCCCGAGACAGCAAACGTCTGGAAGAGCGATACACGCTGCTGGCCTCGCGGCATGTCGCCCagtcacaaaaaaaaaaaaagccgctggtcttggctgctggtaTATGAGCTTAGGGGGAGTGTCGCCAGTGACGGAATATCCTGCTGCGCTTGCGAATAGGTACCATGCCGGGGATGCTCGCACGTGTTGATGCAGCTCGGGGGCTGGATCCAGCCGCTGGGAGATACGATGCAATACGCCTGCCAGCGGGTGCAAACGCCTCATCGTCGCGGGCGTGTCGGTAGGGCTGCGGGAGAGTTGCCCCGACTAGCAATACCAAACACAGCGCAGACCAGGCCGTCCGTGCCGGTGAGACACAATCTCGATTCGTCGCTCCAGGCGCTCTCGTCGCTGCCGAACAGCCTATATCTGGGCTATATTTGGGTGCAACGACTCGGGACTAGCCCTGTTCCTGTCAGATCTGCATCCACTGCCGACGGGCCTCTTGCTTGGCTGGGTCGAGGCAGGCCCGTTGCTTTTGATTCTGCCGGGATGCCCACTCAGTCAGCGCCAAGCGGACGCATGGGCCGGCGACGGCGAGCTTCAGTTCATCCGACGAATGACACACGGTCCTCTGTGGACTACACACGTAGTGCCGTGGTATTTGAAATCTTTATCGCATCGCTACTACGTCCCGGTATGCTGTGGATACCTACCCAACCACGACTAGGCATGCTGCTTATCTGATGTACTACATACAGTAGTACATACACATGCATGGAGTACAATCTCAACAAGAGACACAAGGTTCGATGGCCCCGGTCAAGAGACCGTTTTGTGACTTATCGGCACGTTAGTTTAAGCCGACGCCGCACACATGGCAAAAAGTCGACATGGGATACCAGCAACGACTCCGGCACGGCGATGCTATTATAGGCGTCAAATGGGCGTCATATTAGCCAGCGCCAGCTTTGCACGGCAGATTTCGACATGGCTGCTCGCCAAGCTTTTCCGTCAAATTAGGTGCCGGCCCGAGGCTAAATTCGAATCATGACGCCTCTCGGGAGCCTCTTCCCGGGCAGACGGAGGGACTGGGACCAATGAGGCTCGGATGATCACCGAAGCCAATTTATGATAGAGTCATGACTGACAACACACCCTCATGATGTTTTTTTGAAACTTGTACAAGGCGAAAAGCTTGTGGCAGCATATCTTGTTTCCATCAGTTGTGCAAGGTAGCAAGATGTGGGCTTCTGGCCTGCCTCTTTGGGTATAAGACATGAGCAAGTTAATGCGGCGTCTACTTACaactatttttctttttctttttctttttcttttttttttccccttgtcATTTTACGTCGGGGTAAACCTTGTCACAAACCCTCGCGATATGCAGAGCGAGCTAATAACGGCTCTTAACCAAAAGGGGGGTGAAGATTGTCGTCAAGTGTCTCAACATCTTCCTTACCCTGCCCACTTTGCCATCTTGCTTGGATGAACTGATCATTACATAAAACCTTCCGAACGGCCGTATTCTGGTGAGTTTGTATCAGTCGGCCCGTTCCCCGGGCCTTCAATAGACGACTCAACGAATCAGTACAATAAAAAACGATTGAGTCGACATCTCCCCCGCATCCCCTCTGCTTcgatattaatttttaatttgtGTGACTGTGGGATACTGTTAATGGAGACGGGTACTCATGGAACAACAACAGAGAAATGTAATGGAAGGTGTACGCAAGGAATGTTACATGTATTATCCCAAGTTTTAGTCGTCTTACAAGTTGGACGGGTATTGGGCGATGTGGTCTATTAGGTATTGTCTAAGCTCTTGCCTCTTTCTTGCAAAGATGACACTATGCTGAGTCAAGAATCACTGAGATCTTTTGATTATCAGTAAGTGACATTGTAAGTGGCCCTGCTAGGCCGTTATACTGGTAAGGGCGGAGGAGATTAGACTTGACTGGGAGGGTTGCTGGACGGTTCGTCGTGGATGTCTGGCCACAAGAGCAGAGGGATTTTCCATGTCGACATTCGCCATGCCATCATTTTATCCTAAAAGTGGAGGTAGGGCACCGTTTGC is drawn from Trichoderma asperellum chromosome 4, complete sequence and contains these coding sequences:
- the RMT1_1 gene encoding type I protein arginine N-methyltransferase Rmt1 encodes the protein MSGENMEVELAEQKLKTMEHSEQHYFKSYDHHGIHEEMLKDEVRTRSYMNAIVQNKHIFKDKVVLDVGCGTAILSMFAAKAGAKHVIGVDMSTIIFKAREIVKTNGLSDKITLIQGKMEEIELPFPQVDIIISEWMGYFLLYESMLDTVLYARDKYLVKDGLIFPDKATIFFAGIEDGDYKEEKIGFWDNVYGFDYTPLKETALSEPLVDTVDLKAVVTDPVPVLTLDLYTCTTADLAFSTPFTLTAKRDDFVHALVSWFDIDFTACHKPIRFSTGPHTKYTHWKQTVFYIKDVLTTQDGEEIHCKLDVKPNNKNRRDLDIEIEYNFQTTDANRVASGHSEYKMC